One genomic window of Candidatus Nitrosopumilus sediminis includes the following:
- the sufC gene encoding Fe-S cluster assembly ATPase SufC: MAVLEIKDLHVSREGKEILKGVNLKTGPGQVHAIMGPNGSGKSTLAYTLLAHPKYEVTKGDILLDGESILDLTADERAKKGLFLGFQYPTEVSGVGFSHFLRTAYNSLSKALEGDNREVFITVREFQKYLKENLEKVGLKEEFLSRYLNEGFSGGEKKRAEVLQMAVLKPKISILDEPDSGLDIDAVQAVAQAISKVADKDATIIIITHYARILKFLDKLDFVHVFARGQVLKTGDASLADKLEAEGYEWALEQPA; this comes from the coding sequence ATGGCAGTATTAGAAATCAAAGATCTTCACGTATCAAGAGAAGGTAAAGAGATTCTCAAAGGAGTAAATTTGAAAACAGGTCCAGGACAAGTACACGCCATTATGGGACCAAATGGTTCAGGAAAAAGTACACTAGCCTATACATTACTTGCACACCCAAAATACGAAGTTACGAAAGGAGATATTTTGTTAGATGGTGAAAGCATTTTAGATTTAACAGCAGACGAAAGAGCAAAAAAAGGATTATTCCTAGGATTTCAATATCCAACTGAAGTTTCAGGTGTAGGATTCTCTCACTTTCTTAGAACAGCATATAATTCTCTAAGTAAAGCACTGGAAGGAGACAACAGAGAAGTATTCATCACAGTAAGAGAATTTCAAAAATATCTTAAAGAGAATTTAGAAAAAGTGGGATTAAAAGAAGAATTTCTTTCAAGATATCTCAATGAAGGATTTTCAGGTGGAGAGAAAAAACGTGCAGAAGTATTACAAATGGCAGTATTAAAACCAAAAATTTCAATCTTAGATGAACCAGATTCGGGTTTAGATATTGATGCAGTTCAAGCAGTAGCTCAAGCAATCAGCAAAGTTGCAGACAAGGATGCAACAATCATCATTATCACTCACTATGCCAGAATTTTGAAATTCCTAGACAAGTTAGACTTTGTACATGTATTTGCAAGAGGCCAAGTATTGAAGACAGGGGATGCATCACTTGCAGACAAACTTGAAGCCGAAGGTTATGAATGGGCTTTAGAGCAACCAGCATAA
- a CDS encoding Lrp/AsnC family transcriptional regulator, whose product MDDSDKELLNEIQWTFPLVTRPFDAIAKKFDTTPEDIKNRLNQLKEIGVLRQLSAIFDTRKLGYTSSLVAMEIEDDKLEYVANQINRHPGVSHNYERDHQFNLWFTLAVPPGADLKEELEKFNILKGIKKVRMLPTLQLFKIGVKLDMVDDKKHDVAPSEEKKEIKNVKFVPTEVDKDFIRELQKDMEIIDEPFVKAANNLGITESELFEKMKYYEDIGVMRRFAAILRHRQVGFTANGMIVWKVPEDRIAKVGETLGSFPQVSHCYERPTYSDWPYNVFSMIHCKTHDEAHEMAKTIQEQIHVDEYQILFSSREFKKTRVEYFVENSFSLEEAISAS is encoded by the coding sequence ATGGATGACTCTGATAAAGAACTTCTAAATGAGATTCAATGGACTTTTCCACTTGTAACAAGACCATTTGATGCCATTGCTAAAAAATTTGATACCACTCCTGAAGACATTAAAAATAGATTAAACCAACTTAAAGAAATTGGAGTTTTAAGACAACTAAGTGCAATTTTCGACACAAGAAAACTTGGCTATACTAGTTCACTTGTGGCTATGGAAATTGAAGATGATAAATTAGAATATGTTGCTAATCAAATCAATCGTCATCCTGGTGTTAGTCATAATTATGAAAGAGATCACCAGTTCAATCTCTGGTTTACTTTGGCTGTTCCTCCTGGTGCTGATTTGAAAGAGGAGCTTGAAAAATTCAATATTTTAAAGGGCATTAAAAAAGTAAGAATGCTTCCCACTTTGCAATTATTCAAAATTGGTGTTAAACTTGACATGGTAGATGACAAGAAGCATGATGTTGCACCAAGTGAAGAGAAAAAAGAAATTAAAAATGTTAAATTTGTTCCAACTGAAGTAGACAAAGACTTTATCCGGGAACTACAAAAAGATATGGAAATTATTGATGAGCCTTTTGTAAAGGCTGCAAATAATCTTGGAATTACTGAAAGTGAATTGTTTGAAAAAATGAAATATTACGAAGATATTGGCGTTATGAGAAGATTTGCAGCTATCTTGAGACATAGACAAGTTGGCTTTACAGCTAATGGAATGATTGTGTGGAAAGTACCTGAAGATAGAATTGCAAAAGTTGGTGAAACTCTTGGCTCATTTCCTCAAGTAAGCCATTGCTATGAACGACCAACATATTCTGATTGGCCTTACAATGTGTTTTCAATGATTCACTGCAAAACACACGATGAGGCACATGAAATGGCAAAAACCATTCAAGAACAAATCCACGTTGATGAATACCAAATTCTATTCAGTTCTCGTGAATTCAAAAAAACTAGAGTAGAATATTTTGTAGAAAATTCTTTTAGCTTAGAAGAAGCAATTTCTGCCTCTTAG
- the hemA gene encoding glutamyl-tRNA reductase, which translates to MNQNIINARVTFRNSPIHILEQFTIKDIEKAYEQFKKQSGLDECVIIQTCNRIELFGKSKTHDSDRIKKTWAAITGLEEEAFNENIEFVENQEALHHLLKLTSGLDSMVLGEEQILGQIKKSITSAREVKASGQHLNTLFDKAIRMGTRIRNSSGIGAGGISVGSMAVKLAEENIDELKTKKVLLIGTGEVSTLVAKSLQRRGYAFDVTSRTIGRSETFCETMGGNPIKFEEVLSGFNNYDVIFVATTAPYFLVTNDRITEAMKNKSGGMMILDLSNPRTVDEKVATIGGIKLMNLDQIAEMVEKNMNARLNKVKTVENIINEEVSVLEASMKRLEAEPLVTDVFKNIENLREKELQKALQMLDEKDEKKIKIIEELTKAVVESIVSTPMNNIRKASEQGNPDVVELASKLFDYKKQNQVD; encoded by the coding sequence ATGAATCAAAATATTATCAATGCACGTGTAACTTTTCGTAACTCACCAATTCACATTCTTGAACAATTTACGATAAAAGACATAGAAAAAGCATATGAGCAATTCAAAAAGCAATCAGGATTAGATGAGTGTGTGATTATTCAAACGTGTAACAGAATAGAATTATTTGGAAAATCCAAGACCCATGATTCAGATAGAATTAAAAAAACATGGGCAGCAATTACTGGGCTAGAAGAAGAAGCATTTAATGAAAACATAGAATTTGTTGAAAATCAAGAGGCTCTGCATCATTTGTTAAAACTAACCTCAGGATTAGACTCGATGGTGTTAGGTGAAGAGCAGATTCTAGGTCAAATCAAAAAATCTATCACTTCTGCAAGAGAGGTAAAAGCATCAGGGCAGCATCTTAACACATTATTTGATAAAGCAATCAGAATGGGAACTAGAATTAGAAATTCAAGTGGAATTGGCGCAGGTGGAATTTCAGTAGGTTCCATGGCAGTAAAGCTTGCAGAAGAAAACATTGATGAGTTAAAAACAAAAAAAGTCTTGTTAATTGGAACTGGAGAAGTATCTACGTTAGTTGCAAAATCATTGCAAAGGCGAGGTTATGCTTTTGATGTAACTAGTAGAACAATTGGAAGATCAGAAACATTTTGTGAAACAATGGGCGGAAATCCAATAAAATTCGAGGAGGTTCTTTCAGGATTTAATAACTATGATGTAATATTTGTTGCAACAACTGCCCCATATTTTCTTGTAACAAATGACAGAATCACAGAAGCCATGAAAAATAAAAGTGGAGGAATGATGATTTTGGATTTATCAAACCCCAGGACAGTAGATGAAAAAGTTGCAACGATTGGAGGAATCAAATTGATGAATTTAGATCAAATTGCAGAAATGGTAGAAAAAAACATGAATGCACGATTAAATAAGGTCAAAACCGTTGAAAATATAATTAATGAAGAAGTATCTGTATTAGAAGCCTCAATGAAAAGATTAGAAGCAGAACCACTTGTTACTGACGTATTCAAGAACATAGAGAATCTCAGAGAAAAAGAATTGCAAAAAGCACTTCAAATGCTCGATGAAAAAGATGAGAAGAAAATTAAGATTATTGAAGAATTAACAAAAGCAGTTGTGGAGAGTATCGTATCAACTCCAATGAATAACATTAGAAAAGCATCAGAGCAAGGGAATCCAGATGTTGTAGAGTTGGCCAGTAAACTCTTTGACTATAAAAAACAAAATCAAGTAGACTAG
- the scpB gene encoding SMC-Scp complex subunit ScpB produces MVKIENLDEATARIEAALYSAGRPLRIEDIVRASGTESRTKTLELLESIMKKTKSAFKALEIVILPDGSYVMQLKPEYSATVKRYASKPVLPNATLKTLSYIAYMQPISSKQLVETRGSGVYAHLKELRQLDYISHQNVGRLKIYTTTEKFQKYFGIQGDVEDLKQRLFSKVRKTANRQTATPPIATEVN; encoded by the coding sequence ATGGTAAAAATAGAGAATTTGGATGAGGCAACGGCAAGGATAGAAGCTGCATTGTATTCAGCAGGAAGACCATTAAGAATTGAAGATATAGTAAGAGCTTCAGGCACAGAATCTAGAACAAAAACTCTAGAATTGCTTGAGAGCATAATGAAAAAGACAAAGTCAGCATTCAAAGCATTAGAAATTGTTATTCTTCCAGACGGTTCCTATGTAATGCAATTAAAACCAGAATACAGTGCCACAGTCAAGAGATATGCATCAAAACCAGTTCTTCCAAATGCAACACTCAAAACATTATCTTACATTGCATATATGCAACCAATATCATCAAAACAACTTGTTGAAACAAGAGGATCTGGTGTTTATGCACATCTCAAAGAATTACGACAATTAGATTACATCAGTCATCAAAATGTAGGACGATTAAAAATATACACAACAACTGAAAAATTCCAAAAATATTTTGGTATTCAAGGAGATGTAGAAGATCTAAAACAAAGATTGTTCTCCAAAGTAAGAAAGACTGCTAACAGACAAACAGCTACTCCGCCAATTGCTACAGAAGTAAACTGA
- a CDS encoding chlorite dismutase family protein, with protein MSEENNQYYFNFSFFKVDPKWRWMADLAKEESAKEVENVINNSGIMYRTYSNLGLRDDADFLIWFAAKSVEEIQKVIEKIYKTVFGKYIIPSRTYLSCTRPSLYVQEQKAHGFVTGTEPKKHVIVYPFTKTREWYLLPKEKRQEIMDEHIEVSKKYPQVVLNTTYSFGIHDEDFMLAFEVDNIRDFQDLIMDLRETQVSSYVKNDIPMIVCVKKDIVSMISSLG; from the coding sequence ATGTCAGAAGAAAACAATCAGTATTATTTCAATTTCTCATTTTTCAAAGTTGATCCTAAATGGAGATGGATGGCAGATCTTGCAAAAGAGGAATCTGCAAAGGAAGTTGAAAACGTGATTAATAATTCAGGCATCATGTATAGAACATATTCAAATTTAGGATTAAGAGATGATGCAGATTTTTTGATTTGGTTTGCAGCAAAATCAGTAGAAGAGATTCAGAAGGTAATTGAGAAAATATACAAGACAGTTTTTGGAAAATACATCATCCCATCAAGGACATATTTGTCATGCACAAGGCCATCACTTTACGTGCAAGAACAAAAAGCTCATGGTTTTGTTACAGGTACTGAGCCAAAGAAACATGTTATAGTTTATCCGTTCACAAAAACAAGAGAATGGTATCTATTACCAAAAGAAAAACGCCAAGAAATTATGGACGAACACATAGAGGTGAGTAAAAAATACCCACAAGTTGTTCTCAATACAACCTACTCCTTTGGAATTCACGACGAAGACTTTATGCTAGCATTTGAAGTAGACAATATCAGAGATTTTCAGGATCTAATAATGGATTTAAGAGAAACTCAGGTCTCATCATATGTTAAAAATGATATCCCGATGATCGTGTGCGTGAAAAAAGATATCGTTTCAATGATTTCCAGTTTAGGATAG
- a CDS encoding DUF167 domain-containing protein, whose amino-acid sequence MIYKVKVEFSKEFLEIEKDQISIGIKSKPIKGEANKEIVKKIAKHFKISTSLVQIKSGHKSSEKIIEILK is encoded by the coding sequence TTGATTTACAAAGTTAAAGTAGAATTTTCTAAAGAATTTTTAGAAATAGAAAAAGATCAAATCAGCATAGGAATAAAATCAAAGCCCATCAAAGGAGAGGCAAATAAAGAGATAGTAAAAAAAATTGCAAAACATTTCAAAATATCAACAAGTTTGGTTCAAATAAAATCGGGGCATAAATCATCAGAGAAAATTATCGAGATTCTAAAATAG
- the hemB gene encoding porphobilinogen synthase, with protein MSFPTRRLRRLRTSEKMRELVQETTLSPKDFICPVFVQEDLDERVKVESMSEIERLSLKDVNDEVSTIIDLGIPAIMLFGIPTQKDEAGSSAFDNNGIVQKAISQIREKFGDKIVIMADVCLCQFTSTGHCGIIQGNKIDNDISLETLAKIAVSQAKAGVDTVSPSAMMDGQVAAIRKALDDEGFTDVSIMSHSAKHRSNFYSPFRDAAECAPKFGDRKTYQVPFTNAREAMMEVETDIEEGVDIVMIKPALSYLDLIAETRRKYNIPVSAYSVSGEYALVKAASQLGYVNEKDITLEILHSIKRAGADMIVTYFAKSASRFLQES; from the coding sequence ATGTCATTTCCTACCAGACGTCTTCGTCGACTGAGAACATCTGAAAAAATGAGAGAATTGGTTCAGGAAACAACTCTGTCTCCGAAGGATTTCATTTGCCCAGTATTTGTTCAAGAGGATTTGGATGAAAGAGTCAAGGTAGAATCAATGTCAGAAATTGAGAGATTGTCATTAAAGGATGTAAACGATGAAGTAAGTACAATTATTGATTTAGGAATTCCTGCAATCATGCTTTTTGGAATTCCAACTCAAAAAGATGAAGCAGGAAGTTCAGCTTTTGACAATAATGGAATTGTTCAAAAAGCAATTTCACAGATAAGAGAAAAATTCGGAGACAAAATAGTAATCATGGCAGACGTTTGTCTATGCCAATTCACATCCACAGGACACTGTGGAATAATTCAAGGGAATAAAATTGATAACGACATTAGTTTGGAAACACTTGCAAAAATTGCAGTCAGTCAAGCAAAGGCAGGAGTTGACACAGTATCACCATCAGCCATGATGGACGGACAAGTTGCAGCCATACGAAAAGCACTTGATGATGAGGGATTTACAGATGTTTCAATAATGTCACATTCTGCAAAACATCGTTCAAACTTTTACTCACCATTTAGGGATGCTGCTGAATGTGCTCCAAAGTTTGGAGATAGAAAGACATACCAAGTTCCATTTACAAATGCAAGAGAAGCAATGATGGAAGTTGAGACAGATATTGAAGAAGGGGTTGACATTGTAATGATAAAACCTGCATTATCATATTTGGATTTAATTGCCGAGACTAGAAGAAAATACAATATTCCAGTTTCAGCTTATAGTGTATCTGGAGAATATGCTCTAGTAAAAGCTGCATCTCAATTAGGATATGTTAATGAGAAAGACATCACATTAGAAATTCTACATTCAATCAAAAGAGCAGGAGCAGATATGATTGTGACATATTTTGCAAAATCAGCTTCAAGATTCCTTCAAGAATCATGA
- a CDS encoding 30S ribosomal protein S8e: protein MRKSIENLATSKITGGRRVPLRIRRKYETDRYPNEPINGAQVTITRRVRGNNKKTALKSIDFVNLATGENKVKKSKIIKVLENSTNNDYQRRGIITKGAILETQEGKCRVVSKPGQNGIVNAILLKE, encoded by the coding sequence GTGAGAAAATCCATAGAGAACTTAGCAACAAGTAAAATTACTGGGGGCAGAAGAGTTCCACTAAGAATTAGAAGAAAATATGAAACTGATAGATATCCAAATGAGCCAATTAACGGAGCTCAAGTTACAATAACAAGAAGAGTTAGAGGTAATAACAAAAAAACAGCATTGAAATCAATTGACTTTGTTAATTTAGCAACAGGTGAAAATAAAGTAAAGAAATCAAAGATTATCAAAGTGTTAGAAAATTCTACAAACAACGATTACCAAAGACGAGGCATCATTACAAAAGGTGCAATTCTTGAAACACAAGAAGGTAAATGCAGAGTAGTTTCAAAACCAGGACAAAACGGAATCGTCAACGCAATTTTACTAAAGGAATAA
- a CDS encoding aldo/keto reductase: protein MKYNKLGKTDIEISEIGFGAWAIALDWWGKKIEEDEAKRMLKKAYDVGINFFETGDLYGKGLSEKLIGEVFKDMRDEIVISTKYGYDFSGVEQIGHKELPQRFDEDYTRMALRNSLERLQTDHLDMYGVHNPKLKDVRNDSIFNLLDSFIEEGSIKTYQVALGPAIGWTQEGLEAMDKPNLSAVQTVYNILEQTPGNELMKKAVEKDVGILVRVPEASGILTGKVNADTKFDDNDHRSVRKREWLKESLEKVEQFRPIAERNGLNITEFAMKFMMTKKGFATVLPTMISEEEVVNYAEMSDGKYISDSDMKEVEELYNTWPSYELKATPQTN from the coding sequence TTGAAGTACAATAAACTGGGAAAAACAGACATAGAAATTTCAGAAATAGGATTCGGAGCATGGGCCATAGCTCTTGATTGGTGGGGCAAAAAGATTGAAGAGGATGAAGCTAAAAGAATGCTCAAAAAAGCATACGATGTAGGAATCAATTTTTTTGAAACAGGAGACTTGTACGGTAAAGGATTAAGCGAGAAACTGATTGGTGAAGTCTTCAAAGATATGAGGGACGAGATTGTTATTTCAACAAAATACGGTTATGATTTTAGCGGTGTTGAACAAATAGGACATAAAGAACTTCCACAAAGATTTGATGAAGATTATACTAGAATGGCATTAAGAAATAGTTTAGAAAGATTACAAACAGATCATCTTGACATGTATGGTGTGCACAATCCAAAACTAAAAGATGTGAGAAATGATTCCATATTCAATCTATTAGATAGTTTTATCGAAGAGGGATCTATTAAAACATACCAAGTTGCTCTAGGCCCGGCAATTGGATGGACACAGGAAGGTTTGGAAGCAATGGATAAACCAAATCTTAGTGCAGTTCAAACAGTTTACAACATACTAGAACAAACTCCAGGAAACGAATTGATGAAAAAAGCGGTAGAAAAAGATGTGGGCATTCTAGTCAGAGTTCCAGAAGCATCAGGAATTTTAACAGGCAAAGTTAATGCAGATACAAAATTTGACGACAATGATCATAGATCAGTGAGAAAAAGAGAATGGCTTAAGGAGTCATTAGAAAAAGTTGAGCAATTCAGACCCATTGCAGAAAGAAACGGATTAAACATTACAGAATTTGCAATGAAGTTTATGATGACCAAGAAAGGATTTGCAACAGTGCTTCCAACTATGATCAGTGAAGAAGAGGTAGTAAATTATGCAGAAATGTCAGATGGAAAATATATTTCAGATTCAGATATGAAAGAAGTTGAAGAATTGTACAATACTTGGCCTTCTTATGAATTAAAAGCAACACCACAAACAAATTAA
- a CDS encoding H/ACA ribonucleoprotein complex subunit GAR1, which translates to MQEVGEIMHLAGSGRVIIQLSTELVEGQILCDEKGTRVAKVNEMIGPVSRPFASATPLTNNIKKYIGKSVFASQESPANKPKKFRRRK; encoded by the coding sequence TTGCAGGAGGTAGGCGAAATAATGCACCTAGCCGGTAGTGGCAGGGTAATCATTCAACTATCAACAGAATTAGTTGAAGGTCAGATACTCTGTGACGAAAAGGGAACTAGGGTTGCAAAAGTAAATGAAATGATAGGTCCAGTAAGTAGACCGTTTGCATCAGCAACGCCATTAACAAACAACATCAAAAAATACATTGGCAAAAGTGTTTTCGCATCTCAAGAATCTCCTGCCAACAAACCAAAAAAATTTAGGAGAAGAAAATAA
- a CDS encoding chromosome segregation protein ScpA, protein MSEAQTPNSISQEPVNILFSPSAVVKKDVWEIDLIQILNLLIKILEKTGKKDLKVAGMAALSSSLIYRMKVESIFALQKAAMEKKPMHQRTDVDIELIDIPYRHESTYPVSLDDLLGLLQNLIGTIANPQSRRNKSLEIEPIEAPDFQEFFISLESIIGKYEDLIMKKIGATGFGVLQDIIADLDQVDSIRCFFAALFLARDQKVDLEQVGDDIKIIVVKEELVN, encoded by the coding sequence GTGAGTGAAGCACAAACTCCCAATAGTATTTCTCAGGAACCAGTTAACATTCTGTTTAGCCCATCAGCAGTTGTTAAAAAAGATGTTTGGGAGATTGATCTTATTCAAATTTTAAATTTGTTAATAAAAATTCTTGAAAAAACAGGAAAGAAAGATCTCAAGGTAGCAGGGATGGCAGCACTATCATCATCACTAATTTACAGAATGAAAGTTGAAAGCATTTTTGCATTGCAAAAGGCAGCAATGGAGAAAAAACCAATGCACCAAAGAACAGATGTAGATATTGAATTAATAGATATTCCATACAGACATGAATCTACATATCCAGTATCATTAGATGACTTGTTGGGATTATTACAAAACCTAATTGGTACAATTGCAAACCCACAATCAAGACGCAATAAATCATTAGAGATAGAACCTATTGAAGCTCCAGATTTCCAAGAGTTTTTCATTTCACTTGAAAGCATCATTGGAAAATATGAAGACTTGATCATGAAGAAGATAGGAGCAACAGGATTTGGAGTATTACAGGATATCATTGCAGATTTGGATCAGGTAGATTCCATCAGATGCTTCTTTGCCGCATTATTTTTGGCAAGAGACCAAAAAGTAGATCTTGAGCAAGTTGGCGATGACATCAAAATTATCGTTGTGAAAGAAGAGTTAGTAAACTGA
- a CDS encoding signal recognition particle subunit SRP19/SEC65 family protein has protein sequence MKDYEHVVIWLDYFNKNLKKSKGRRVGLDKCVFDPSLKELMDATKASGIEITESDDKVRFPKRPFVRSGYVVVPKGSSKTKILNKISEKLVSKRSKQSK, from the coding sequence ATGAAAGATTACGAGCACGTCGTAATCTGGTTGGATTATTTCAACAAGAATTTAAAAAAATCAAAAGGCAGGAGAGTTGGATTAGATAAATGCGTATTTGATCCTTCATTGAAAGAATTAATGGATGCAACTAAAGCAAGTGGTATTGAAATCACAGAATCAGACGACAAAGTAAGATTCCCCAAAAGACCTTTTGTGAGGTCAGGTTATGTTGTAGTACCAAAAGGATCCTCCAAGACAAAAATTCTTAACAAAATTTCAGAAAAGTTAGTGTCTAAAAGATCAAAACAATCAAAATAA
- a CDS encoding transcription initiation factor IIB: MNILEKQNCPECKSTLVDDMQNGEIICSGCGVVVDDQIADFGPETISSNFEDKMKLARATGQTTYSQHDLGITTEISISAKDFSGKTINREVAGQMNNLRKWQQRVRVSSPRERRLANVLAKMGETCEGLNLSKNVLETASMIYRNLDGHVDVKGKSVVSITAATIYMACKQCDVVRSLEEICRGICPAKDVKSKTKLAARYYRTMVMEMGQLHAPVVTMDKYISKIANMTQTEVRVERLALEIAEKTKDSSIADGKAPNGIAAAYLYVASVLLGQNVLQRDVSSIAGVTEVTIRNRCKEILTCYKLKITLRPSLAN; encoded by the coding sequence ATGAACATACTAGAAAAACAAAACTGTCCTGAATGTAAATCTACATTAGTAGATGACATGCAGAATGGTGAAATTATCTGTTCTGGTTGCGGCGTTGTCGTCGATGATCAGATTGCAGATTTTGGTCCAGAAACAATAAGCTCAAACTTCGAAGACAAGATGAAGCTTGCAAGAGCAACAGGACAAACAACCTATTCTCAACATGATTTGGGAATAACTACTGAGATTTCAATTAGTGCAAAAGACTTTAGCGGAAAAACAATAAACCGTGAAGTTGCAGGCCAAATGAATAATCTCAGAAAGTGGCAACAAAGAGTAAGAGTTTCCTCACCAAGAGAAAGAAGATTAGCAAATGTTTTAGCAAAAATGGGTGAAACATGTGAAGGTCTAAATCTTTCAAAGAATGTTTTGGAAACAGCATCTATGATATACAGAAACTTGGATGGACATGTTGATGTGAAAGGAAAATCAGTAGTTAGCATAACAGCTGCTACAATTTACATGGCATGCAAACAATGTGATGTAGTAAGATCATTAGAAGAAATTTGCCGAGGAATTTGTCCAGCAAAAGACGTTAAATCAAAAACAAAACTTGCAGCTAGATACTATAGAACCATGGTAATGGAAATGGGACAACTACATGCCCCAGTTGTAACCATGGACAAATACATCTCAAAGATAGCAAACATGACACAGACTGAGGTTAGAGTTGAAAGACTAGCCTTAGAAATTGCAGAAAAAACCAAAGACAGCAGTATTGCTGATGGTAAGGCTCCAAACGGGATTGCCGCAGCATATCTGTATGTAGCATCGGTTTTACTTGGACAAAACGTTCTACAAAGAGACGTTTCAAGTATTGCAGGAGTCACAGAAGTAACTATCAGAAATAGATGTAAAGAAATTCTAACGTGCTATAAACTCAAAATTACTTTGAGACCATCTCTGGCCAACTAA
- a CDS encoding precorrin-2 dehydrogenase/sirohydrochlorin ferrochelatase family protein yields the protein MIVDLNLQDKKIIVIGGGNEAQKRVNSIINQGCNITVISDSVNSQISKLSKAKKITLKKQKISDTKFLSELKPNLVITTTNDRKINQKIINDAKKEKIMAYSSDNPDDSDFSNPAIIDFENMIQIAIFTGGRSPAMSKKIKDRSEKLFKKIITKEDIAQIKIQNKIRDMAKETISTQEQRRECLRSIISDNEIDQLIKDKQFKKAEKRAITILRNWK from the coding sequence ATGATAGTTGACCTGAATCTCCAAGATAAAAAAATAATTGTCATAGGGGGAGGAAATGAAGCCCAGAAGAGAGTCAATTCTATTATTAATCAAGGATGCAACATTACAGTAATCAGCGATTCAGTAAATTCACAAATTAGCAAATTATCCAAAGCCAAAAAAATTACATTAAAAAAACAAAAAATTTCAGATACAAAATTTCTTTCAGAACTTAAACCAAATTTAGTCATCACAACAACAAATGACAGAAAGATTAATCAAAAAATCATCAATGATGCAAAAAAGGAAAAGATCATGGCATACAGTTCAGACAATCCTGATGACAGCGACTTTTCAAATCCGGCCATAATTGATTTTGAAAATATGATTCAGATTGCAATTTTTACTGGGGGAAGGAGTCCTGCAATGTCAAAGAAAATCAAAGATAGATCAGAGAAATTATTCAAAAAAATCATCACCAAAGAAGATATTGCTCAAATTAAGATCCAAAATAAGATAAGAGATATGGCCAAAGAGACAATATCTACTCAAGAACAAAGGAGAGAATGTCTACGTAGTATCATAAGTGATAATGAGATTGATCAGTTAATAAAAGACAAGCAGTTCAAAAAAGCTGAAAAGCGAGCTATCACAATATTGAGGAATTGGAAATGA